A window of the Salegentibacter mishustinae genome harbors these coding sequences:
- the cas5b gene encoding type I-B CRISPR-associated protein Cas5b: protein MISKTALIFDISGEYGHFRKFNTTTSPLTYSIPTPSAIFGLLGAVLGIEREDSHNKIGEKKEHLRDVFSSKNASVAVRPLSEIKKVNIGFNLLDTGSYKSFFNVTNRTQIEYEILKDPKFRIYLSWDHRLKEELTERLKNKRFHFNPYLGISQMTADLEFVEEKELIEISEMDYVDFNTAINLSEVQSEKAPIDIDFIKERTFQVETFPLDMQIDRTIKRYGEILVEMNGDTVRAIPNKNSFTIENEGNIQFL, encoded by the coding sequence ATGATTTCTAAAACAGCACTCATATTCGATATTTCTGGGGAATATGGACATTTTAGAAAATTCAATACCACGACTTCTCCGTTAACTTATAGTATTCCAACACCATCTGCCATTTTTGGACTTTTAGGAGCAGTTTTGGGTATAGAGCGAGAAGATTCTCACAATAAAATAGGAGAAAAAAAAGAGCATTTAAGAGATGTTTTCTCCAGTAAAAATGCTTCTGTTGCAGTTAGACCACTTTCAGAAATAAAGAAGGTAAATATCGGCTTTAATCTTTTAGATACAGGCTCTTACAAATCGTTCTTTAATGTGACAAATAGAACTCAAATTGAGTATGAAATTTTAAAAGATCCGAAGTTCAGAATTTATTTGAGCTGGGATCATAGATTAAAAGAGGAGTTGACTGAACGCTTAAAAAACAAGAGATTTCATTTTAATCCTTATTTGGGCATTAGCCAAATGACTGCTGATCTGGAATTTGTAGAAGAAAAAGAGTTAATTGAAATTTCTGAAATGGATTATGTTGATTTTAATACGGCTATCAACCTTTCGGAAGTACAATCGGAAAAAGCTCCTATTGATATTGATTTTATAAAAGAAAGAACTTTTCAGGTTGAAACCTTTCCGCTGGATATGCAAATTGATAGAACAATTAAACGTTACGGAGAAATTTTAGTTGAAATGAATGGCGATACTGTAAGGGCAATTCCCAATAAAAATTCCTTTACTATTGAAAATGAAGGAAACATACAATTCCTATGA
- the cas3 gene encoding CRISPR-associated helicase Cas3', giving the protein MVNHLSEVAKNCLKIANENTTDFGFDRKIKADLLFICGFYHDSGKATSYFQNYLKNPDKPHNSLKNHSLPSAVFVLYVAQKYLRESGLTKDEKFLLSVICFIVVRRHHGNLGNFNIELGIDHFKEDLEKQFKSIDKEAIQEIIQIGNEKLEISVDWSNFVNWFEDDEFSKETRLELIAFYNLNFQKKWENPKKSKTYYLFLWMFGALLFSDKSDVILAGKFPEIQNLNLNYLTEFREDKGFNKSSTAINNLKNEAYFSVLKSLENQFETSKHFYSITLPTGLGKTLTSLGASLKLKELAKLKEGKIIIAIPFTSIIDQNYEVYREVFNDPDNSLLLKHHHLAEPKYKESEDAVRDSQESQYLIETWQSSVVVTTFVQLLECLITNNKTKLLKFSALSNSVIILDEVQQIPHPIWEVIRQAFFSIAEHLNCYIILMSATQPLIFKPEEEITELVENHQRYFSFFNRTRLVNKTKKSIPLDEFTEAILEYCLDNPKKDVLIILNTKKTTLETYRNIYKSLDKEENEIFYLTTLITPFERKKIIDKIKTEKNGKRKIIVSTQLVEAGVDISVDTVFRALAPLDSIIQAAGRANRYDEKDGVSEVYLYKIEELEKVTGFIYGADLIKKTENVLKNYDAIEEKEYLQLIQNYFEQVKDLSVYSENKYLKSLLALNFEETGNFQLIEDTKVESIFIGLNENAKEVWRKFLEIKEDEKLDIFEKKKAFASIKAEFYDYVLNINIPYDAEDIGLPFEPTLGFYYVDLESQTVPIYNCNTDFTSNREGYVFEGINTLIF; this is encoded by the coding sequence TTGGTCAATCATCTTTCAGAAGTTGCAAAAAACTGCTTAAAGATTGCCAATGAGAATACTACAGATTTTGGTTTCGATAGAAAAATAAAAGCCGATTTGCTTTTTATTTGCGGCTTTTATCACGATTCAGGGAAGGCTACTTCTTATTTTCAAAATTACCTGAAAAATCCGGACAAACCCCATAATAGTTTAAAAAACCATTCTCTTCCTTCGGCTGTTTTTGTTCTCTACGTTGCCCAAAAATACTTAAGAGAAAGTGGACTTACTAAAGATGAGAAGTTTTTGTTAAGTGTGATTTGCTTTATTGTAGTAAGAAGACATCACGGTAATCTTGGCAACTTTAATATTGAATTAGGCATTGACCATTTTAAGGAGGATTTAGAGAAGCAATTTAAATCAATAGACAAAGAAGCTATTCAAGAAATCATCCAAATAGGAAATGAAAAACTTGAAATTTCTGTGGACTGGAGTAATTTCGTCAATTGGTTTGAAGATGACGAATTTAGTAAAGAAACACGTCTTGAACTCATCGCATTTTACAATCTCAATTTTCAGAAAAAATGGGAAAATCCTAAAAAATCTAAAACATATTATCTTTTCTTATGGATGTTTGGAGCCTTATTATTCTCCGACAAATCTGATGTTATACTCGCTGGAAAATTTCCAGAAATTCAAAATCTGAATTTAAATTACTTAACTGAATTTCGGGAAGATAAAGGGTTTAATAAGTCATCAACGGCTATAAATAATCTTAAAAATGAAGCATATTTTTCTGTCTTAAAATCTTTAGAAAATCAATTTGAAACTTCAAAACATTTCTATTCCATTACATTACCTACGGGTTTGGGGAAAACACTCACCTCTCTTGGAGCTTCATTGAAATTAAAGGAATTAGCAAAACTAAAGGAAGGGAAAATTATAATAGCCATTCCATTTACCAGCATTATCGATCAAAATTATGAAGTTTATCGCGAGGTATTCAATGATCCTGATAACTCACTGCTTTTAAAACATCACCATTTAGCTGAACCCAAATATAAAGAAAGTGAAGATGCTGTTCGCGATTCGCAAGAAAGTCAATATTTAATAGAAACCTGGCAGAGTTCTGTGGTAGTAACCACATTTGTACAGCTATTAGAATGCCTAATTACCAACAACAAAACTAAGCTACTTAAATTTTCCGCTTTATCTAATTCAGTAATTATTTTAGATGAAGTTCAACAAATTCCACATCCAATTTGGGAAGTTATTCGCCAAGCTTTTTTCTCAATAGCAGAACATTTGAACTGCTATATTATTTTAATGTCTGCCACACAACCTCTAATTTTTAAGCCTGAAGAAGAAATCACAGAATTGGTAGAGAATCATCAACGTTACTTCTCATTCTTCAATCGAACAAGACTTGTAAATAAAACAAAGAAAAGTATTCCATTAGATGAATTTACTGAAGCCATCCTTGAATATTGTCTAGATAATCCAAAGAAAGATGTTTTAATCATTTTGAACACAAAAAAGACAACACTTGAAACCTACCGGAATATTTATAAAAGTTTAGACAAAGAAGAAAATGAGATTTTTTATTTAACAACCTTAATCACTCCTTTTGAAAGAAAAAAAATCATCGATAAAATAAAAACAGAAAAAAATGGTAAACGGAAAATAATTGTTAGTACGCAACTGGTCGAAGCAGGCGTCGACATTTCCGTAGATACAGTTTTCAGGGCACTTGCCCCTTTAGATTCTATTATTCAGGCAGCGGGAAGAGCCAACAGGTATGATGAAAAGGACGGTGTAAGTGAAGTTTATCTTTATAAAATTGAAGAATTAGAAAAAGTGACTGGTTTTATCTATGGCGCTGATTTAATTAAGAAAACAGAAAATGTTTTAAAAAATTATGACGCCATTGAAGAAAAGGAATATTTGCAATTAATACAGAACTATTTTGAGCAAGTAAAAGACCTTTCAGTCTATTCTGAAAACAAATACCTCAAAAGCTTATTAGCTTTAAATTTTGAAGAAACAGGAAATTTTCAGCTCATTGAAGATACAAAAGTAGAATCCATTTTTATTGGCTTGAATGAAAACGCAAAAGAAGTCTGGAGAAAATTTTTAGAAATTAAAGAAGATGAGAAATTAGATATTTTTGAAAAGAAAAAAGCTTTTGCTTCAATTAAAGCGGAATTCTATGATTACGTATTAAATATCAATATTCCCTATGACGCTGAAGATATTGGACTTCCCTTTGAACCTACATTAGGATTCTATTATGTGGATCTAGAAAGTCAAACCGTCCCAATATATAATTGTAATACAGATTTTACTTCAAATAGGGAAGGATATGTTTTTGAAGGGATAAACACCTTAATATTTTAA
- a CDS encoding CRISPR-associated endonuclease Cas6: MTTTATTQELQVCRIKFPEIKLQTRDAHKLRGYFGNLFKEHSPMLHNHYEDGRFRYKYPSIQYKVINNIPTLIGIEEGAELLPSLFLKIKELDINGQKFRINAKNIALTNEKTGYSSSLQEYQFKTLWMGLNQTNYTKYHKLESEVEKQEMLNAILVGHILSFFRNTGVELNANERLMAKVNVEEKSTQFKENKMIAFSGSFIVNALLPDEIGLGKSVSRGFGTIKRS, from the coding sequence ATGACTACAACCGCAACCACACAAGAACTTCAAGTTTGCCGTATTAAATTCCCGGAAATAAAACTGCAAACCAGAGACGCCCATAAACTTCGGGGTTATTTTGGAAATCTGTTTAAAGAGCACTCCCCTATGCTACACAATCATTATGAGGATGGTCGTTTCCGATATAAATATCCCAGCATTCAATATAAAGTCATCAATAACATACCCACTTTAATTGGGATTGAAGAAGGAGCTGAATTATTACCAAGTCTATTTTTAAAAATAAAAGAACTGGATATTAATGGGCAAAAATTCAGAATCAACGCTAAAAATATTGCTCTTACAAACGAAAAAACAGGATATAGTAGTAGCCTGCAAGAATATCAGTTTAAAACCCTTTGGATGGGGCTTAACCAAACCAATTATACCAAATATCATAAATTGGAAAGCGAAGTAGAAAAACAGGAGATGCTGAATGCCATTTTAGTAGGACATATTTTAAGCTTTTTTAGAAATACCGGGGTGGAATTAAATGCCAATGAACGTTTAATGGCAAAAGTAAATGTAGAAGAAAAAAGCACGCAATTTAAAGAAAACAAGATGATTGCCTTTTCGGGAAGTTTTATTGTCAATGCTTTGCTTCCCGATGAAATAGGATTAGGAAAATCGGTTTCCAGAGGATTTGGGACTATAAAACGAAGCTAA
- the cas1 gene encoding CRISPR-associated endonuclease Cas1: protein MQIFINTYGTYLHVKDDMFQIKIREDKSQPVKVNHIAAHKITSFIMSKGAALSTDAIALALKHNIDIVVVENDGHPMGRFWHSKLGSTTKIRKEQLKASLDNKAVTWIKLWLGNKLENQSDFLQDLKKHRSNLHEFLDTKTEAILNFRRKILESEAKEMNEVAESFRGWEGSAGRHYFEALSTCMPEVFAFKGRSFRPAQDEFNAMLNYAYGILYSRIERALMLAGLDPFVGFMHRDDYNSKSLVFDFIEPYRIYADRFVFRLFTGKKINKNYFSEFTGGFSLNEEGKVFFVAPYLEYLDSEKIRYKGRLQTRLNAVQLEAHRFANSLIE from the coding sequence ATGCAAATCTTTATCAATACCTATGGAACCTATTTACACGTAAAGGATGATATGTTCCAGATTAAAATTCGGGAAGATAAATCGCAACCGGTAAAAGTAAACCATATTGCTGCACATAAAATCACCTCTTTTATAATGAGCAAAGGAGCTGCACTCAGTACCGATGCCATTGCCCTGGCTTTAAAACATAATATAGATATTGTAGTTGTAGAAAATGATGGGCACCCCATGGGCCGTTTCTGGCATAGTAAACTGGGAAGTACCACTAAAATAAGAAAAGAACAATTAAAAGCTTCCTTAGACAATAAGGCTGTAACATGGATTAAACTGTGGCTAGGGAATAAATTGGAAAACCAGTCCGATTTTTTACAGGATCTCAAAAAACACCGTTCAAATTTACATGAGTTTCTGGATACTAAAACCGAGGCTATATTGAATTTCCGACGGAAAATTTTAGAAAGCGAAGCAAAAGAAATGAATGAAGTAGCCGAATCCTTTAGAGGTTGGGAAGGTTCTGCCGGGAGGCATTATTTTGAAGCCCTTTCCACATGTATGCCAGAAGTCTTCGCATTTAAGGGCAGAAGCTTTCGCCCTGCACAAGATGAATTTAACGCTATGCTTAATTATGCCTATGGTATTTTATACAGTCGTATAGAACGGGCATTAATGCTCGCCGGGTTAGATCCTTTCGTGGGTTTTATGCACCGGGACGATTATAATTCTAAAAGCCTGGTTTTCGACTTTATAGAACCCTATCGTATTTATGCAGATCGATTTGTATTCAGGCTATTTACTGGAAAGAAAATCAACAAAAATTATTTTTCAGAATTCACCGGAGGTTTTTCGCTAAATGAAGAGGGAAAAGTATTTTTCGTGGCGCCCTATCTTGAATATCTGGATAGTGAGAAAATACGCTACAAAGGCAGGTTGCAAACACGATTAAATGCGGTGCAGTTGGAAGCGCATCGTTTTGCCAATAGTTTAATTGAATAA
- the cas2 gene encoding CRISPR-associated endonuclease Cas2, translating to MIIWVLYDIKNDSARNFVSKACKHAGLYRVQYSCFLGTLNSNEKDSLELQIEKVINEDTDKIYIFRMNKEQLKECTMMGQAFDEKLVTDEVKALFF from the coding sequence ATGATTATTTGGGTTTTATATGATATTAAAAATGACAGTGCAAGAAACTTTGTTTCCAAAGCTTGCAAGCACGCCGGTCTATATCGTGTACAATATTCCTGCTTTTTGGGCACCTTAAACTCAAATGAAAAAGATAGCCTGGAACTGCAAATAGAGAAAGTGATTAATGAAGATACCGATAAGATTTATATTTTTAGGATGAACAAAGAGCAGTTAAAGGAATGTACCATGATGGGGCAGGCCTTTGATGAAAAACTGGTTACCGACGAAGTAAAAGCACTGTTTTTCTAA
- the cas4 gene encoding CRISPR-associated protein Cas4, with protein MQSFYPSQIIEYLYCPRYTYFEYVLRIPQYEEKFYKVNRGREIHNEKLERNKEYLRKKIGVDNKWIDQYLGIDGLRGKVDEVLELNDGFYAPLDYKFALWKDKVYDTYKQQLYCYAVLIEKTFNTRVEKGFLVYTRSKHKLVEVPIPVEAKQEIKTSMKKMLDIIEQNKFPKATKFKKRCVNCTYRNICIK; from the coding sequence ATGCAAAGTTTTTATCCGTCCCAAATAATTGAATACCTGTATTGCCCACGCTATACCTATTTCGAGTATGTACTTCGAATTCCTCAGTACGAAGAAAAATTCTATAAAGTCAATCGTGGCCGTGAAATCCATAATGAGAAATTAGAACGGAATAAGGAATATTTGCGCAAAAAAATTGGGGTGGACAATAAATGGATTGATCAATATTTGGGCATCGATGGGTTACGGGGAAAAGTGGATGAGGTCCTCGAACTAAATGATGGTTTTTATGCCCCCTTGGATTATAAATTTGCACTTTGGAAGGATAAAGTTTATGATACCTATAAACAGCAACTTTATTGTTATGCGGTGTTAATTGAAAAAACTTTTAATACCAGGGTAGAAAAAGGATTCTTGGTATATACGCGTAGCAAACATAAACTGGTTGAGGTTCCAATTCCGGTGGAAGCCAAGCAAGAAATCAAAACCAGTATGAAAAAAATGCTTGATATTATTGAACAAAACAAATTTCCTAAAGCCACTAAATTTAAGAAAAGATGTGTAAATTGTACCTACAGGAACATTTGTATTAAATAA
- the mutS gene encoding DNA mismatch repair protein MutS, translating to MKQYNAIKAKYPDALLLFRVGDFYETFGEDAVKTARILNIICTNRNNGSERTELAGFPHHSLNTYLPKLVKAGERVAICDQLEDPKMTKSIVKRGVTELVTPGVALSDEVLQSKSNNFLCAIHFGKKIFGVSFLDVSTGEFLTAQGNSEYIDKLLQNFSPSEVLIPKKNKKDFTHIFGEDFHTFYQEDWVFKQDFAYETLNEHFQTKSLKGFGVEHLEEGIIASGAILHYLAETQHRKLQHITAINRIAEEEYVWMDRFTIRNLELYHSNAANAVTLLDVIDKTISPMGGRLLKRWLALPLKNAEKVKKRHEVVGFLLENPSVLAEIQQNIKKISDLERLISKVATGKVTPREVIQLNHSLEAIIPIKELALKSENEAIKVIGDNLHSCEVLRNKIGESLHEDAPVNILKGNCIAEGFSEELDELRKIAFSGKDYLDNMLKRETETTGISSLKIGSNNVYGYYIEVRNTHKDKVPDSWIRKQTLVNAERYITEELKEYEAKILGAEEKILHLEQQLFSKLVIWMNDYIQPVQQNAQLIAQLDCLCSFAEQAKAENYCKPEIEENHDLHIEEGRHPVIEKQLPIGESYVTNNVTLDRENQQVIMITGPNMSGKSAILRQTALIVLMAQMGSFVPAKAANIGLVDKIFTRVGASDNISMGESTFMVEMNETASILNNISDRSLVLLDEIGRGTSTYDGISIAWAISEYLHEHPAKPKTLFATHYHELNEMCDTFERIKNFNVSVKELKDNVLFLRKLVPGGSEHSFGIHVAKMAGMPQQVLHRANKILKKLEKSHKMEDSSELLKKSAEEEMQLSFFNLDDPILQELKEEVLHIDIDTLTPVEALMKLNEIKRTLVGKEKAKTKA from the coding sequence ATGAAACAATACAATGCCATTAAGGCAAAGTATCCTGATGCCTTGTTGCTGTTTCGGGTTGGCGATTTCTACGAGACTTTTGGAGAAGACGCAGTAAAAACTGCCAGGATTCTAAATATTATTTGCACTAACAGGAATAACGGAAGCGAGCGCACCGAGCTGGCAGGATTCCCTCATCATTCTTTAAATACCTATTTGCCAAAATTGGTAAAAGCCGGGGAACGGGTAGCTATTTGCGACCAGTTGGAAGATCCTAAAATGACCAAAAGCATCGTAAAGCGTGGTGTGACCGAATTGGTAACTCCGGGTGTAGCTTTAAGCGATGAGGTACTTCAAAGCAAGTCCAATAATTTTTTATGCGCTATTCACTTCGGAAAGAAAATCTTTGGAGTTTCGTTTTTGGATGTTTCAACCGGCGAATTTTTAACGGCGCAAGGGAATTCAGAATATATAGATAAGTTGCTTCAGAATTTTAGTCCGAGTGAGGTCTTGATTCCGAAGAAAAATAAGAAAGATTTTACGCATATTTTTGGTGAGGATTTCCATACGTTCTACCAGGAAGATTGGGTTTTTAAGCAAGATTTCGCTTACGAAACCTTAAACGAACATTTTCAAACCAAATCATTAAAAGGTTTTGGTGTAGAACACCTTGAGGAAGGGATTATTGCTTCCGGGGCGATTTTGCATTACCTGGCGGAAACCCAGCATCGAAAACTTCAGCATATAACTGCAATAAACAGAATAGCGGAAGAGGAATATGTATGGATGGACCGTTTTACCATTAGGAACCTGGAGTTATATCATTCTAACGCCGCAAACGCGGTGACCTTATTGGATGTAATTGATAAAACAATTTCGCCAATGGGCGGAAGATTATTAAAACGTTGGCTTGCTTTACCTTTAAAGAATGCCGAGAAAGTGAAAAAGCGCCACGAAGTCGTTGGTTTTTTACTCGAAAATCCTTCAGTTTTAGCTGAAATTCAGCAAAACATCAAAAAGATAAGCGACCTGGAGCGGCTTATTTCTAAGGTCGCTACAGGGAAGGTGACTCCGCGGGAAGTAATTCAGCTTAATCATTCGCTGGAAGCCATTATTCCGATAAAAGAACTCGCGTTAAAAAGTGAGAATGAAGCTATTAAAGTGATTGGCGATAATTTGCATTCTTGCGAGGTGCTTCGGAATAAAATAGGTGAAAGTTTACACGAAGATGCACCGGTAAATATTTTAAAAGGAAATTGTATTGCTGAAGGCTTTTCGGAAGAACTGGATGAGCTTAGAAAAATAGCTTTTTCGGGAAAAGATTACCTGGATAATATGCTGAAGCGGGAAACCGAAACTACCGGTATTTCTTCGCTTAAAATAGGTAGTAACAACGTCTACGGTTATTATATTGAAGTGCGTAACACGCATAAAGATAAAGTTCCCGATAGCTGGATTAGAAAGCAAACCCTGGTAAATGCCGAGCGTTATATTACCGAAGAATTAAAGGAATATGAAGCAAAGATTTTAGGAGCCGAGGAAAAGATATTGCACCTGGAACAGCAACTTTTTAGTAAGTTGGTAATTTGGATGAATGATTATATTCAACCGGTACAACAAAATGCACAACTTATTGCCCAGTTAGATTGTTTATGTTCTTTTGCCGAACAGGCTAAAGCCGAAAATTATTGTAAACCTGAAATTGAAGAAAATCACGATTTACATATCGAAGAAGGCCGACACCCGGTTATTGAAAAGCAACTGCCTATTGGCGAATCTTACGTGACTAACAACGTTACATTAGATCGCGAAAATCAACAAGTGATTATGATAACCGGTCCTAATATGAGTGGTAAGTCGGCTATTTTGAGGCAAACGGCGCTTATTGTTTTAATGGCGCAAATGGGAAGTTTTGTGCCGGCTAAAGCGGCAAATATAGGTTTGGTAGATAAGATCTTTACCCGGGTGGGCGCCAGTGATAATATTTCTATGGGCGAATCTACTTTTATGGTAGAAATGAACGAGACCGCCAGTATCCTGAATAATATTTCTGACAGGAGTCTGGTGCTTTTAGACGAAATTGGCCGTGGAACCAGTACTTACGACGGGATTTCTATTGCCTGGGCGATAAGCGAATATTTACACGAACATCCGGCAAAACCAAAAACCCTTTTCGCTACGCATTACCACGAGCTCAATGAAATGTGCGATACTTTTGAGCGGATCAAGAATTTTAATGTTTCGGTAAAAGAGTTAAAAGATAATGTGCTTTTTCTTCGGAAACTGGTGCCGGGAGGTAGTGAACATAGCTTTGGGATTCACGTGGCCAAAATGGCCGGAATGCCACAGCAGGTTTTACATCGCGCAAATAAAATTTTGAAGAAATTGGAAAAATCCCATAAAATGGAAGACTCCAGTGAGCTTTTAAAGAAGTCGGCCGAAGAAGAAATGCAACTTAGTTTCTTTAACTTAGATGATCCTATTCTGCAGGAATTAAAAGAAGAGGTGTTACATATAGATATCGATACACTCACGCCTGTAGAAGCTTTAATGAAGCTAAACGAGATTAAAAGAACCTTAGTTGGAAAGGAAAAAGCTAAAACGAAAGCTTAA
- a CDS encoding ABC transporter ATP-binding protein encodes MPRPKKSLEANKVSFKGSFESLRFVPRFFKEIRKVNPMLFYANLLARTVNAVLPVIILVVGKLIIDEVVLQISAETKDLERLWWLVGAEFGLAILSDLMSRAISLTDGLLGDQYSIDTSVRIIKKTSELNLDQLEDAEFYDKLERARQQTTGRVGLMSNILTQAEDLVVIFTLLAGVVAFEPWLIILLVVSVVPTIINEIKFSGTSYSLARSWTQERRELDYLRYAGASDVTAKEVKLFGLSNYLADRFKNLSDTYYLMSKKLAKQRAGWGSLFNVIGTGAYYGAYLLIVYRTVAGIFSLGDLTFLSGSFNRLRSKLQGFFTRFTAITESALYLQDYFEFLDLKYSENSEKEKLALPKKIKKGFEFKNVGFKYPKSEAWVVRNINFELKAGEKLAFVGENGAGKTTLIKLLLRFYEPTEGEILLDDIPVKEYDQTHYQQYFGVIFQDFVKFELTLRENIAMGEIEEIKNQKRIDSAAEKSLANEVVSGLPRGYDQQLGKRFKQGKDLSGGQWQKIAIARAYMKDAEVLILDEPTSALDARAETEAFDRFIKLTEGKTAVIISHRFSTVRIADRIMVLKNGAVLEIGTHNELMKNDKLYAELFNLQAQGYQ; translated from the coding sequence TTGCCAAGACCCAAAAAATCATTAGAAGCCAATAAAGTTTCATTTAAGGGAAGTTTCGAATCCCTAAGATTTGTACCGCGATTTTTTAAAGAAATCAGAAAGGTGAATCCCATGCTGTTTTACGCTAATTTATTGGCGAGAACGGTAAATGCTGTGTTGCCAGTAATTATCCTGGTAGTAGGAAAGTTGATTATTGATGAGGTAGTTTTACAAATTTCTGCTGAAACCAAAGATCTGGAAAGACTCTGGTGGCTTGTGGGTGCTGAATTCGGACTCGCGATCTTATCAGATCTAATGAGCAGGGCCATTAGTTTGACCGATGGTTTGTTGGGCGATCAATATAGTATAGATACTTCGGTTCGCATCATCAAAAAAACTTCAGAATTAAACCTGGATCAGCTGGAAGACGCCGAATTCTATGATAAACTAGAACGTGCCCGCCAGCAAACTACGGGTAGGGTAGGGCTAATGTCTAATATTCTTACTCAGGCTGAAGATCTTGTAGTAATTTTCACCCTTCTAGCCGGAGTTGTTGCTTTTGAGCCCTGGCTTATTATTTTACTGGTTGTTTCGGTAGTGCCCACAATAATTAATGAAATTAAATTTAGCGGCACCAGTTATTCTTTAGCTCGAAGCTGGACGCAGGAACGTCGCGAACTGGATTATTTACGATATGCCGGTGCCAGCGATGTTACGGCGAAAGAGGTTAAACTATTTGGGCTTTCAAATTACCTGGCAGACCGTTTTAAGAACCTTTCTGACACTTATTATTTAATGAGTAAAAAGCTGGCAAAACAGCGTGCCGGCTGGGGTTCGCTTTTTAATGTGATTGGGACGGGAGCGTATTATGGTGCTTATCTTTTAATCGTTTATAGAACTGTAGCAGGAATTTTTAGTCTGGGCGATCTTACGTTCCTTTCCGGGTCATTTAACCGTTTGCGATCTAAATTACAGGGTTTCTTTACTCGTTTTACTGCCATTACCGAAAGCGCGCTTTATCTCCAGGATTATTTTGAATTCCTGGATCTTAAATATTCCGAGAATTCAGAAAAAGAAAAATTGGCGCTTCCGAAGAAAATTAAAAAAGGATTTGAGTTTAAAAATGTAGGTTTTAAATATCCTAAATCTGAAGCCTGGGTGGTTCGCAATATCAATTTCGAATTAAAAGCAGGAGAAAAACTAGCTTTTGTAGGTGAAAATGGCGCCGGGAAAACCACGCTTATCAAATTACTGCTTCGGTTTTATGAACCTACGGAAGGGGAAATATTACTGGATGATATTCCGGTAAAAGAATATGATCAAACTCATTATCAGCAATACTTCGGAGTGATTTTTCAGGATTTTGTGAAATTTGAACTTACCCTCAGGGAGAATATCGCGATGGGTGAAATTGAAGAAATTAAAAACCAGAAAAGAATAGACAGTGCTGCCGAGAAAAGTTTGGCAAATGAAGTGGTTTCCGGTTTGCCGCGAGGTTATGATCAGCAACTGGGAAAACGTTTTAAGCAGGGAAAAGATCTTTCGGGAGGACAATGGCAAAAAATTGCGATTGCACGTGCTTACATGAAAGATGCTGAGGTCTTGATTTTAGATGAACCAACTTCAGCCTTAGATGCACGCGCCGAAACCGAAGCTTTTGACCGATTTATCAAATTAACCGAAGGTAAAACTGCGGTAATTATTTCCCATCGCTTTAGCACGGTTAGAATTGCCGATAGAATTATGGTTTTAAAAAACGGGGCTGTATTGGAAATCGGAACCCATAATGAGCTGATGAAAAACGATAAGCTGTATGCCGAATTGTTTAACTTACAGGCGCAGGGATACCAGTAA